The Capsicum annuum cultivar UCD-10X-F1 chromosome 1, UCD10Xv1.1, whole genome shotgun sequence sequence CGATAGCAATAGAATATTAATTAAAACatgattaagaagaaaaaaagaggcaGCCCAAAGGGAGAAGCTAAGCAAGAGAATGGAGATGAGGAGATTTCAAAGTTCACATAACAATGGCGTGCCATTAAAGTTCCAATCTGTTTCCTTTTAAACTAACTTCGTGCGGGTTCCACATATAATTTGCTAAACTTCCCAAAGGTGTATTCAAACTAAAAATACCTCTTTGTTATGAAACAGAGGGagcaatatatataataatttgacTGTAGTGGAGCTTGTGGGAATAGAAAATTGAATAGCCAAACATATCCCCCAATTTGAGTAGTTACGAGATTAGACTCCTATTGTTAACTGAATTACATAATTCTACATTGGAACTGGTGGGAATTAGAAAATTGGATAGGCAAAAGTTACATTCAATTTATGAACAGTCAAAGCTTAATTTGTGCCCCTACTTGATGCCAACTCTTAATTTGTACCCATACGTGATGCCAACTTACTCTTAGTTTAGCGTTGGACAATAGAAAACATTTTATAATCGAAGTCAATTGCTTATAGTGGTGGTATATATTTACAACTATAACCGTATATGGCAAAAATTGTACAAGGCATTTTCTTTTTTCCTGTACGTGTGGCCACTGGCAACCAATGGACAGTGCATCTATTTGGGCTCTTGTGTCCCTATGGACACCGTACTTGTTGTCTTTCTTAGTCCTTATTATAGTTCATGAGCAAATCTCTCTTACCTTAAAAAGAAGCGTTTTCTTCCTGGTCCAACTCTAGTTGTCCCTTTCTTTGGCAACGTAATTTCTTTGGTCACAAATCCTACCAAATTCTGCCAAGTTCAATCTTCATATGCCAAATCAACTAGCCATGGGTTCTCAGCAAACTATGTCATTTGTGGATTCATATTCTCTATATCAGCTCTCCTGCATTGTCTCGCAAAATCTTTAACAATGCACGGGCCAATGCATTCCAGTTTATTGGTCATCCTATTGGCAAAAAGCTCTTCGGGGAGAACAACCTGATTTACCTGTCTGGCCAGAAACACAAAGATGTTCGCCGTCTAACAACCACGAACTTCACCCCAAGAGCTCTTGCAACTTACGCTGCCATCCAACAGAAGATTATTATTAAACACATCGAGTCCTGGTTGGATAATGAAGCATCTAAATCCCCTACCAAACCAATCTCACTTCGATTCCTCATCCGCAACATGAACTTGGAGACTTCCCAGACCATATTTGTGGGTCCCTACTTGAATGAAGAATCAGCAATGCAATTCAACGTCGATTACAATGACTTCAATGTGGGATTGACGACAATTCCTATTGATTTCCCTGGTTTCGCATTTCGAAAAGCTAGGTTTGCATACAACAGACTAATTGATACCCTTACAGTCTGCACTGAGCATTGCAAAAAGAAGATGATGCAGAGCGACGAAGAACCTACGTGCTTGATTGATTTTTGGATGGTGGAAATTTTGAAAGCCCATAACGAACAAAATCTAACTGCGTACACCAACAGGGAACTCGGAGGTTACCTGTTTGATTTCCTCTTTGCATCTCTAGATGCTTCTACTTCTTCTCTACTGTGGGCTGTTGCACTTTTGGATACTCACCCAACTATTCTGGAGAAAGTTCGTACAGAAGTAGCGAGATTCTGGAAGCCGAAATCTCATGATGAGCCGCTGACCGGCGAAATGCTTAGGGAAATGAAGTACGTGGAGGCAGTGGCGCTCGAGGTGCTTAGATTCAAACCACCAGCGCCTATGGTTCCGCACCTCACAACGGAAGAGTTCCAGTTGACTGACGATTATGATATCCCAAAAGGAACCATTGTGTTCCCATCAATTAATGATTCCTGTTTACAGGGATTCCCTGAAGCAGAAAAATTTGATCCTGACAGGTTTATGGAGGAGAGGCAGGAGGACAGGTTTTACaagaagaattttcttgtattTGGAACTGGACCTCATGCATGTTTAGGTCAAAAGTATGCCATCAATCATTTGATGCTCTTCATCGCTATATTCACAGCATTGGTTGATTTCAAAAGGCACAAAAAGCGCGATTACGATGATTGGGGTtttagtatacccttttggaaagacaAACTCCGGGATGTAAGGAAATAACTCATTCTCATCATCATTCAAGATTTGTTCGGATGGATTGATTTTCATCAATTCCACCGCACTTATTGTTGAGAAATGGTTAGAATGAGGTTTTTTCACCAATTCCGGAGTTGTCTCCATTTTGGTATCCTCACTCTGAAATTTGCTAAAGTCGACATAAGGAATTTTCTTGGCTTCTTCTTCCGACTCTAGTACCATGTCCTTCTTTTTTGCATCATCTCTCGTATTCGGCTTGGTTGATTGGGAAATCATCGAGGATTcatcaatatcatgctcatttaGAAGAGCGGGCATGATTGTGGTGTTtgaagtattaaatatttttttaaggcaCCATACAATTGCTCATGAAACCATCATCCATTCGATTTATCAATTCATTCTTGATCAACTTCATTGCCGAAAAGGCTCTTTCAACTGTAGCAGCGGCGACCGGCAGAAGCAATGCAAACTTCACAAGATGAAACACAAGAGGATAATGAAAGTGTTTTTTTTGTCTTAACTAGCTCCTCGGAAAGGTCACCAAGTCCTTTTAGATTAGAAAACCTTTCATCAACATGACGAACATCAATAATATAAGTCTCTAGCTGACTCTTGAGAGTAACCATTATATTTTCAACAAAATCATTAGGATATAATTCAGCCAttctcaatattttatttatgtcaaaATTAGAAAATGAGTCAATAGGATTCAAACAAGCAATCCCAATAAGCAAATATGTTCTCACCTCATTAAAACGATCATTGAGTTCTTAAAGTTGTCAATCAATAATCTTAAGAAATACTTCCACGCGATAGTGATGTCAAATAGTATAATCAGCAACTCTTCGTCGAGATCTTCcaaaattaacataaaaatcattaaaattgGGTATCAAAATATCATACCTGACACAAAATGCCGATACATTTTTGATAAGTGGATCCCATCCTTCATCCTGTAAATCTTGCAATTGTTTCTTTACTACTTTAACAAGTAGAACAACATTTGCAATATCTTGCTCTTTTTTCTGTAAGGATTCATTAAGCTCATTTGTGATTGCTAAAATATCTCTCATTAAGTGCAATATGAAAGCAACCTCAAACGTTTGACAAGTTTTGAGATATCCTGTTGCCCTAGCTTTTTCTTCAACAGATTCAGAATCAACAACAATAGTATCAAGGACATCAGTAATAGAACCAAACATACTAATAAAGTTCTTAAACGATTTATAGTGTGAACCCCAACGAGTATTAGCATCTCTAGCAAGACCAAGTTCTTGATTCAAGCCCTTACCAGTTTCAATCTCACCCATATCTAGTGCCTCTTGAACTTTTTCTGCTTGAGCTTGTCGAACTTCATCCATTCGTTTAAAAGAACCTCATACTACATTTAATACATTGGAAATCAACAAAACAAGTTCTCTAACTTGAAGACATTTTTTAGATACACCAACAAGAGTCAACTAAAGTTGATGAGCAAAATAATGAATTGCATGAGCTGATCTACTTTCTTGCTGAATCAAAACTTTAAGGCCACTTAGATGTCCTTGCATATTGCTTGCTCCATCACAGCATTGCCCTCGTATACAAGATAAACTCAAAGAATGTTGAGTAAGATAGTTAACAACTGCTTCTTTTAAACATAAAGCACTAGTATCATGAACATGGACAATCCCTATAAATCGTTCCACAACAGATTCCCCACCATCAACATAACGCAAAACAATTGCAATTTGTTCCTTACGTGACACATCACAAGATTCATCTACTAACAATGAGAAATAATCACCATTTAGATCCTCCATAATAACTTTAACTGTTTCAAGTTTACATGCAGTGACAATATccttttgaattttatgaaaagtcaattgattattttttGGAGACTTTTTCAACACAAGATCTCTAATTCTATCACACCGACTTGCATACCatgaaagaatttcaagaaaattatccTTATTCAATGATGATTCATCTTCACGATGTCCACAAAATGCTAATCCTTAATTCAAAAGGAGTCTTACCACATCAACAGAAGCTTGTAAACAAATTTTATATTCAAGCTTGGTTTGATTGGATGGCTTCACAAATGCGGCTTCAATTGATTGTTCTTGTTGCATTAGATCTTCACactttttctttaccttattGTGATCACTGTTCGGCCCTCCAACGTGCATATCtaatcttttgtttttgttccaacttttgaatcctaTACTTGAAAATGTTTCACCTCCACCTTGATGAATGCTTTCATcttgaaataaataacaacataaacaataaGCAACATCTTCAATTTCACTATACTCCAAccaatcatgatatattttaaacCATTTACGATTAAAACGACATTTTAATCCAGAAATATCTCTTTGAGGAAACTCTCGAACTCGAGGTTGATGAGGACCTCTTTGAATATATGCTCGCCTAATCTCATCACGATCATTCAGATTATATTCCCAAatgaattttctttcttttggatctaCCAGTAAAGAATTCAAGTTTACTCTTTGCTTTTGTCTTTTAGCAGAATGATGATTTTCTTCTACTTGATTCAAGTTCTCTTCCACGCGAGGAGTATTTTGAATGGATGAACTTGATTGCGGCAACTTTGATGATACTGGAGCAAAAtatctctttaatgaatttaGAACCTGTATTGCCGAATTAATCGTCTCATTAGATTAGTAAGAGTTACTGtaagtatttgaattttaaaaatttgtaaaaaaagtaattaaaattgaagagaaAATCAATTGTGCTTTCTTCAATTTTAAgtagaaagaatttttttaagttgaggaaataaaaaataaccgtaataattaga is a genomic window containing:
- the LOC107839933 gene encoding uncharacterized protein LOC107839933, translating into MEERERVLRREKSVLNSLKRYFAPVSSKLPQSSSSIQNTPRVEENLNQVEENHHSAKRQKQRVNLNSLLVDPKERKFIWEYNLNDRDEIRRAYIQRGPHQPRVREFPQRDISGLKCRFNRKWFKIYHDWLEYSEIEDVAYCLCCYLFQDESIHQGGGETFSSIGFKSWNKNKRLDMHVGGPNSDHNKVKKKCEDLMQQEQSIEAAFVKPSNQTKLEYKICLQASVDVDIVTACKLETVKVIMEDLNGDYFSLLVDESCDVSRKEQIAIVLRYVDGGESVVERFIGIVHVHDTSALCLKEAVVNYLTQHSLSLSCIRGQCCDGASNMQGHLSGLKVLIQQESRSAHAIHYFAHQL